cacacagcgtgtAGAGAATTATTGTCTCAAGAGAGCGAGAAGTGAAGTTTCACACTGACTGATTGAACTTCATGAACTTCTCGTCTACACCGTGATGAACACGGCCACGAGCACTATTCTCACAACTCATTGAGGCGCTGATGGATCCTGCCCCTCCCCCCTTGGTGTCACCTCTGATTTGATGACTTCCTCATCCAAGTTTTAATCTTccgatacaaaaaaaaaaaaaaaggctttctgAATTAACAATGAGGATATGATGATCTACACCAACCTGGACCAAGGACTTCAGTAACATAACCTGAATCATCCTGGTACTCTCGGGCCTGGGGATGAAAGagcaaatacaattaaaattgaAACGGCctaaaatctgatttttttacaaagcacATTTGactgaagaacagaaaaacaaagacaagaaaagtaCATGCGGGTGCAAGAATAATTTACCCGGAGCCTGTGGACGGCATAGGAAGGTGAACCCCAGGGACAGGGGTCTTGCCCATGATGAACagcatgacctctgacctctggtaTGTTGGCAAAGTGTTGGCAAATGaacctgaaagagaaaaaaaagtttaataagATAGACAAAAGGAGGATAGGGACAGAAGGGAAGAAACTTAATTAATACcagtcagaagaaaaaaacacaggcatAAATATAAACACCACAGACAATCTGCTCCAGTCAAGGAGcctttcactctcacacacgtacactcagacacacacaaaccaaaacacacagccACCCCCAGACTCACCGATGGTCCTGATGACAGCCTCCTGCAGCTGTCTCTCCTCGTGGGCTTTGATGATCTTGGTGCCGATGTTGGTGCTGCCATCGTAGGAGCCGGTCAACTCGTAGTCCACACTGAGACGAAGCTGCCGCAGTAGAGTGTTGAAGACCTCCAGAACTGTGGGGCCTGCACATCGCAAACAGTGAATCATCAAAAGACCAGCTCAGCCcgaaattaaaatatttgcatCTGATTCACCCATTTACAAAACACCAGCCAGTGCCTCaggtgtgtatgtacagtacacgcgtgtgtgtgtgagtgggtgtttATATACACAGCTCACCAACAGAGCCGCTGGCTGCGATGGCTGCTGCTTCCAGCAGAACCTCCACGATCCCAGCTCGCACTGTGGCCGAGTTCTTGCTGTTGGCGTCGAGGTGCCCGAGAAGCTGCTGGATGACCAAGTGAGAGTGCTGCGActgaaaaaagaagcaggagtTGTAATTGATGAACGAAACCACAGTGGAAAACAGAACAAGAAAAAGTAgtaagaaggagagagaaacagaggttTTCATTCATGTCCATGATGTAGCACGGCTGTGAGGAGAACATCTCTCAGACATTTTCAGCTGTAAATCAGCGTGAACTCCACGAATCCTGGGGGATGTTTTAACTGTTCGCACCAAAGCATGTAATAAccacatacaaaaacactgtaaatcACACAAAACCTTTCAGGTTTATGGTTCGGCTTGGATTTGAGGTCAAACGATGGAAAGAGAGTAAAAAagaaggtgaggaagaggtcTTAATGGATATATTAGCACTATTATTACTCACCTGGATGGAGTACATGATGATTTTGAAGCAGCGCACTGCAAATGTCTTCCCCTCCCATAGAGAGTGGTTATCTAAATGCCTGCGGgaacacagacaggaagagcGTAAGAGATGGATAGAGAGGATGGAAACATACAGCACCAAGAGGGATGGAGAGCAGCAGGCGATACAGAGCACACTGACATTTCCATCAAAAGCCCCATCATCAAGACtccatgtgtatttttttaagttttgtatttgtatgatGAACAACAGAAAGATATAGAGGAACAGGAAGCTTATGAGACTAAAATGTAGGGAAGCAATATCAAGAATGCTGGAGAACACTATTACTCTGTCATAGTTGAATGcgatgggtttttttcaggatGTTTTACAAGAAGCAAAAAGTCCTGTTGTAAGTAGAGACGGAGAGGTGGGGGCATAAATTACTGAAGcatgaaacagacagacagtgatgaaTGGAGCTGGTCTCACAGAGCACATGACAAGTGAGACAAATTGGAGGGTAAATTGGGAGACGGATGGATAAGAAgtgttcaaagaaaaaaataatttatacagCTACATAAGTATTATATAGTCAGAGGAATTatgcagaacaaaaataaataaataatggcaTTATAGGCTTAAAGGATCccagaaatgttatttttccacGCTgctatgcattttttttaatgtttatatcCTAAACTTTGTATTTCGGcaggcattttgtttttgttatccAGATCAATCAGGTTTAAAAACCCAGAAGGTTTTCCGCAGGGCGTCAGACTTCATCATCAGGCTGTATTCTTGCAAGCACATTCATGTACACGACTCAATTTACATCATGTATTTTTCAGCAGATATCTGACTACAACTCCATGGAGATATTGAAGGAATTATTACAAATACTCGCCGAGATACAGGAAATTAAGCTACATGGGACAAAGGATGGATAGTTTGATAGATATACCACAACTaaacctgaaaagaaaaatatgctCAATACAAAAAGTGATGAGCTTTAATGTTTCGGGCTCAGAGACATGCAGCTACATGCAGTGAAAGGAAAAGGCTGAGATAAAGTAGAACTgaagaaagaggtggagagacagacgacTAAAAAGAAAGAGCTCATCTCACAGAGGACTCGACATTCAAAgctaaataaaaacatcataGAAGACAACATGAGGCAAAATAAAGctgtggaaaaagtgaaattGTGTCAGAAAAGAACAATAAgggtaataatataataacctAACAAAGCAGACCGCAACATTAATACAGTACTTTACAATTTAAATGTCCAGTCTGCAAAACATGCCCTCATATCAAATAAGGAACTACTGTGTAACCTTGCATTGACCTTGTTCGCCCATTGGGCAAATCAAAGTGAAGCTGCGGCAGTGTGCTGGGCTGCTGCCCTTCTTCAGGTTTAGTCAGTGCGtcagaaaaactaaacaaacaacagcataAAGGAACAAATGTCTCACATTAGCACGGGTGAGATGGCGTTCTTGATGTTGCCGTAGGCAGCTCGTCCCAGCAGCTCCCTGAAGCAGAGCTCCGTCAGCTCCACGGGgctttccttctccttctccgacGCTTGCAATGGCGATGGGGAGCGGCTGGCAACGGAGCGATGCAGGTCGGAAAAGCAGAGAAGAAtgagagggacggagagggcagggaggaggtgaggagagacaAGGTGAGTTGAGAGGGGCAGAGAGGTaatgatggagagaagagacgagatgAGAGTCAGACATCAATTTGTTTCAACATCGGAGACTCCAtgtttcacacatacacacttgtgtACTACTGCTTCACTGCAGCCTTCACTACCGAGGTGACTTCTCCCCTCTGCAGTAAAAATTAAGTGAGTGTGTTTcccgttgtgttttgtttatgtgtgcaagtgtgtgttgacacacagCTGGTCCAGCAGTTTGTTGTTCTCATGCATAGTTAAAACCCTCCACCATAACTCTAACTTGGTCATGACTAGCCTCGGGTTGGTCCACAAATGACCACACTAATTATTAATAGAcggatttttttaatctgaccTGCTTCTGCCGCTGTGGAGGAAATTTGACTTCCTGCGTCTTGGCGACTTATTTAAAATTCACAAAACCAAGAAAAGTACAGAATATACTGGAcacaaagccatttcatttTAGTCAGCAAATGTAGGAAACTTGCGATCTTTGCAACGTCGCTCTCACCGAACCCtgtggaaatgaaaaaggacTATCAAACACCCACAGGAGACTTAATTCTGTGCTATCGGAGCACAGATTTGTCTAAGGATTTGGAGACTCACAAGGAAGTATTTGACACGAGGAGAAATCAGCATCACCACCCTCTGTTGGTCTACTTTTCAACtgtttttgaaactttttttgtttctgaataTGTATGAGTGTTAATGCAATCAGCCAGTAAAATCATGGTGTGTTTTAGGCATGACATGCAATAAATCAACCAACGCCATCTCCCATTTCCTTTAAAAGCCCGGTGCACTTGCACCTTGGCGGGTTGCTATTATGATGACAGCCCTGCCAGGTAGTAAGAGAGaactctgcagaggaaacatttcCACTTTGTACACAGACatattatatgtatgtgtaGGCCTGGCAACACCTGGATGCTCAGATGGGCAGAAGTGCATTCTATTTAACAGAATGGGCCCtggacaggaaaatgacaactgtatTGGTGGCTTGCAGCGATTTACGCCAGGTGTAAGAAAGTCTTCACAGATGACAACACAAGATCTAaaacagtcaacacacacaacggGGCCcagagaaaagatttttttatccATCTCCAGGAATAAACTGAGAATTAAGTCTGTGCCTGAAATTTATCTTCAAATGAACTTGTACATGCGCAGGCATTAATGCAGTGAAAGATGTACCATCTGTGAGTTAACAGCGCTGACTGCTCTGGGTATAATGACTATTACTCAGTgtgaggaggagtggaggataCACAGCAGGGCCAGGTCTCATTACtcacagaggggagggaagcTTGATGGGAAATGTATtggtctgtctctttctgtccatctgCCTTGAACTGCACTATGGAGCAGGATTTGTTGTTATTGATGTAGCTTcgggtttaactctgggttttctttttttggggtaaaatcaccatggtaacttgttgctgaacggctaacctgaGATCAAAGAGATCAatgccagtcaccagtccatcTACTGACCAATCAGGTCACTGGGAAACCAGGAttgtcatcattctacaggatcctgactgggtgaagagtaacgtgacaaatagTAAATcgcagcagatattgagctcaacagtgGCCACCCACAGTTAGAACGGCTCCGGTTGCAGAAAGTGAATTTCtgattcactcactccattgacttttcataaaatccttatatatgcttcagcagcagaaacagtctgacatcacttcagctcctcttctacatcctcctcctctacatATTGCTTAAACCAAATTGACCTGCACGTATCACCGTTTCTTTTccaatcatattaaaaacttcaTTCATGGCTCTGACAATGTCGCTTGTAATTAGcgactccgcctcttcctcaGTTGACATCCAGCTCCATAGTACAGGTGATCTACGGATCCGGAtttgaatcaacacctctcaGTGAATCTGTAAATCAGTCAGTCACTCTCAAATACAACCTACTATAAATGACAGGTTGTTGAACTTTATGGTAGAGCAGACGCAGTTCTTAACTAAAGCTAAATAAAAATAGTCTGTAGGTAAATACTTCTGCTTGTCATAAACAagtaaaatatgataaaaaaatacgCTGTACGAGCAATATGCACAAAACAGagataggaagaaaaaaaaaactgatgaagagATGACGTGATCGTAAACATTACTTGGAAAATAACAAGTGTCAATGTACTTAAATTATTTGGTGCTTAAAGCTGTAACAGACACAACAAGGCCTCGTTCACACCTGGCATcagaatgtgtctccacatgTGACTGGACCTCACTTCTTACTACACGTAATTGCTGTTTGAACAGGCCCAATGTGATGTTGTTCTTAGACAGTCCGACTATGACAGATGCCTTCAtcgtcagagtgtgtgtgtgtgtgggctgacTGGGCGAATCAAAGCTCtacaatgaaaaatgattccACTCATTTGAAATAGtaacaaaagtagaaaaaatcaatatgtggtgGTCAATGTTGATATTGTAACAGTGGCAACATGTGTCCTCTCGGGTGCAGTGGCACCTGTAATCACGGCCGTCCACTACTGATCTGATCACCTGGGACCTGAGCTTGTTAAtactctctctcacctctctgagCGCTCTCCAGTCTGCAGGTTGAAAAGCAGCGAGGGGACGATCTTGTCCATGTGCTGAGGGTCCCAGATGTTGGCCTGCAGCTCATCGTTCACGGTCTTCCTCACCACACCCTGCAGACCCTTGATCCCCGCCATACGGATCCTGGAGGCAACGAACACAGACGCAGGTGACACTAATCATTTGTGACTCGTTCTATAAATGGATGATTATATTTAGGATCTTGTCAGTGTTTCAAGGCTATATGTAACTATTCAAAGaggtcacttttatttttagtaggtgacaaaataacttttttactttgtttcagAAGATATAAAGGAAATGTTCACAGAAAGCGGTAgtctaaaagaaaaaacccttcCTGTCGCCGTCTAAAAACAGCAGTTGCTTAATAATTCTGCATCTGTTGCAACCAAGCATCTGTCAACTCACTTGGTGCGGACGTCAGGATCCTCGAAACTAGAGTGGCACATCTCACTGAAGCGTGACACGAAGAAGTCATAACTGCGGTGGTACGACGGGGTGTCCTCTTCTATGTTGGCAAACTTCACAAACtgagacaggaaaaaagaaacaattccACAGACTTTACAGTAATAAGTCTGCTCAAAGGTTAATAATAACTCATCTTAATTAAAAACTCTTTGATGAAATGACCTTAAATCCTAACGGTGAAATTAAAGTCAAGCTGTAGCACCACAACATCTCATTAAGAATGAAAAgcgaggagcagagagggggcTCTCCCACTGGGCTCAGAAAATGTCACTATTTAAAAACGCTGACATTTAGCTTCACACCACACGACAATCAATAAATTATGAAGTAGATTTCTTTTGAATCAAGTTGGATATTATACAACACGCACTAAGAACAGTTTATTCAGTAAAGGAGATTCtaattacattacataaaaTCCCCCATTCAGAAACGCAGTCTAGATGAGTGCAGTAAACCCAATGCTGCACTAAGGATAAAAAAGTAGAAAATTAGCATCTAAAGAAGTCCCTACTGAATCTCTTTCCCGTGTACAGCGTCGAAGAGGCTAAATTAAATGAAGTACCTTTGAGCAAATTTAACGAAGTGAACCCATAACCGCTCCTGTGACGCTGCTGCAGGGAATTGCTGCAGCATGTTGATACCTGGATTCTGTACCCGCATTTATCTGTGTCTGCAGGATGGTATATACATCCATTGGCTATGAGCTGAGAATATAAACACTTTCGTTGCTGCACTGGGGGAAACTAATCACTGTCTCAAGTATTTTGTATCACAGAGCcatccaaaaaaaaggaacggcAAATTGACAAACCGCTACCTCAGACACTGCTGTGTCAAAGAGCtgggtgtgtgagagaaggCTCTGCAGTATTAGGGTTTAGGTCACTGAAACAGTTGTGTCAGGAAACACAGGTCAGGCTTGATTCCTGTGGTAATAAACTCCCATAATCCTGCCCTTGACCTCTCTCTGACTCCGACACTGGTCTGCATTTGATGAGCCACACAAGCCATACTGCATAGGAGAGGTGCTACACTGTGGTTTccacgtgaacatacagtatttatttgcACCAACAGTACATGTTTATTTCTGTGTGCGTTTTGTCTTGGGTGTGTGCTTGGTCGGAATAATTCCAGGGAAACTGATCCCAATCAATATCCTCACAGTTGACAACAGGCACACTGAATGCAAATCTTACATTTAGCAGATATGGCAAAATTTCTCTCCTACTGATTGTTATGAACAGCATTGTGATGCTTAATTAATTATGCAACACTGTATTTGAAGGAGTGTCAGTGTGCGGCCTTGCTAAATAatcacacaagtgtgtgtgggagagaggcCGATAGCAGGAAGATTAGGAGTGAAAGGCTGGCCTGTCTCGTCAATCTGTCTAGATGACTGCCGAGCTTTGCCAGTGTGGTCTGCAGCTAATCTGATTTTCCTTCATTCGTTTCTCTGCTGACCTGGCCAACAGCACCGATAGCTGCCTCCCACATTACAGCATATTCATCATTCTCCCTCTGCCCACCACTCTCCTCGATGAGCTCAAGGTTAACATATTTTACTTTGTGCCATTAAATCAGGAAAGTAAATGCAACCTGTTAACTTCTGATTATATAATACCTCTAAATATACTGAAATGGGTAGAATTTGCAGTAAAGCAGTAAAGCTTAGAATATAAGGCACATTGAGCACATTAATGACCAACAGTTCCAGGATGTGGCCTTTTGTCTACATTTATAACAGTAAAACAATCTGTCTTTGCTTTTAAATGATTGTTGTAACCACAAATGACCAGGCACGTCTTGTGCTTATCAAATTACATTTACAGCACTGAATTGTCTGAGTTTGCAACTGTAAAACTGTCTCTCCCTTAATGCAATGACTTATATCCAAGACTGGTGAAGTTCAGGGGTCAATTGGTTTGTCTTTTATCACAACAGATTTCACACTGCACcaagttaaaagaaaataagtatTGCAATTGTAAATAAGCATTGTTACTCAAAGCGTTATATAGCACTTGAACAGTCATGATGGATGAAGCAAGCAGTTTGGTTGCATCATAtctgtaaaaatacaataataatgcGTTGAAATCTTTAGATTAGTAATTCAATCCTCGACACTCACAGAGTTGGTTCCTAGGATCTGCAGGTTGGGTTTGTCGGACTCTAGCAACTTGCGCACCATCTTAAGAAAGCTCTCCACAAACAGGTTGATGCTCTGACAGTGGCAGGCCATCAGCAGCTGGTCCAGGGCTTCCATGGCTATGCACACATACctgcagaggtgaggagagacacagggacGTGTGAATTAAGACAAATGACACTGTTGGAAAATACAATCTTGGTCTGGACATCTTATAaggacaataaaataaattggatATACTCTGAAGATCAAAATGTGATCATCTCTGCCACCCAAAGTCTGGAGACTCACAGATCACGCATGTAGAGGGACTCTGCCAAGTGTAAATGTAATCTGTGCAGGCTGTTTGCATTGGCAAGAATCATCACAGGGCGTAATAATCATGAGTCACGGAAGACAACAACTCTCGTGGCGCCCAAGGTAAGCGCACACTGTATAGACACATAACTGTGGATGACCCGAATGTAGTCACGTTGTTTCTATTAAAAACCGACCAACCTTCCTCTTCACCTAGACATTTATTGGGCACTTTGCATGTACTGCCTGAGTAATAACATAATTACTTAGTATAATTCGGGAGGGAAAATGGTCaagatcacatactgtacacaattACGTTACGTAAATGTATTTGATGAAACCTAAGATGAATCCCAACATTTTAATGTATAATTTCTAAATCAGATAAAATTATTACATGGAAGAATAATTACCACAAACAATCATTGTTTGGGCACAAATGTCAGCgttgaaaagtgttttctgaGACAACTTTGAATTGCCGATTGACCAGCGATGCTCACCCGTATCTGTGCCGGGCCACATCCCTTGACAACCTCTCAGACAGGTAAGCTCCGATACGGTCGAGTTTCTCTGGAGCTGACAGGGCATAGAATGTCAGCTTCTCCATGTTGGCTTTCACCAGCCCATCCTAGGAGGGTgacggagggaaggaagaaaaaagagagaaaacaagaaatggAGGTTAAGAAAGTTATTTGAGTGTTACCTAGTTTTTCCCCCTTGACCTACTTCATTGCTCTTCAATTTGgtcagggggaggagagagctAAAAATCATCTATATTCCATTGAGATCGCTTTGCATTTCAGACACATGCAGTCATGAAGTAGCACTCACAAAAATGAATCGAAAATCCGgttgaaagtttaaaaaaaacattgataaaaCTATAAAGTTGTGATGGAGGACTGGTAGAATTTAGCGTTTAACGCACCTAAAGCTTTCCAAGGCAAGATGACtctaaaaataataactatGCCTTTTTCCACTTTTGACACATTGGAGGGAAACAGCATATAAATAGGCCTGTCAACAGAAAGAGCGGAGAAATATTGTGACCAATCCTTTATGGAGTACAAAAAGCACATTTGtttcacaacatttcatttcaagtgaCAGTGAGTCAGCACAATACCAAGAACCTGAAGCTCTGAAATGGAATTCAGTCATTGTTCTTTGTAATTTAAACATGTGATTTTCCTATTTTGGCAGGTCACAATATCTTACATGAGAAAAGCCAATTGTCGTACACGTAGGAGACAGCAAGCAGCACTACTGCCAACTCTAAACCTTGTTGAAGTTAGTGTGTAGTTTGATAACCATCACCTGAACTTCATCATGTCATGTTTGTAGCTCTGTGTCTACAGTGtgttggtcttttttcacagcagatatTCTGACAGGTCATATCAGGAAAAGCAAAGGTATTATAATAACATCATTGATGGCATCATTTAATTTGAGATTTTCCAGTTGGCACAGCTTCCTGGCACACCCGAGTGAAACAAGGCTGCTCATTAATGTCATCAGTTGCGCAGGCCTAAGTGTCGTgctattaaaaatgaaacttcCTCTTATCAGAGGGTTAATGTAGAGATCGGcacatttttgttcaatataaaagtgattttgtttaaatcaaGGAACATCTCTTCCTCGCTGGTGATAAACTACAGTAATATAATTTCACATCGCACTATGCAAGTTCATGTGTTGTGTcatacattttcagaaatgggAGAGGCCATGGAAGTTATTTTTTCGTTGGATGGTAAGttaatatattgatatttcttttcacatttattcatgtaCACATTTCTTTAGAATTTTATAATAATGTCAGAGGAAGGTCTGTGAGCTACTTTGTCGCCTGTCTTGCAGTTTTTGGCCACAGACCTGAAAGGTAAAGTGGgttactgcagcagcacagagggaCTTGTGAAAACTTTCctctgcaaaagaaaatcagcTCCTATTTTACGATTCAATTTATGAGTCATACACATCAGATCTCAAACAATCAGAGGAAGTGGTAGCAAAGATGAGGTCAGTGGTTTGAAACCAACAGTTGGTGGTGCAAAGTTCTTTTGAATCACCTTAACTTCTTCAAAAACGTTATCATAAgactgtgttttcatatttgatcaGATTCCAGTGTTCAATTAATAAGCTGTACTGTTTGGAAAAGACTGGAATCATATTCTTGTGTCTGGTGACACCAGTCTTGACTAAAATATTGCTTTAAAACAATGTACACAGATTTACTGAATTGTTATTAATTGAGAACCAGCAacttgttaaaaataaaaaatcttcacatttaACAGGAAGGCATGAAATACCTCTGTtgacccttttgttttttattcccctTCAAGCTACATTAGGTCTCTTTAAGCTAAATGCACTATTTTTCCGGTGCACTACTGACAAGCACAAAGACGTTAACATGGAATAACAAAAAATTCAACTAAATAGATTGGACCTATAGATCTGCCAAATTGTCACTGACACTATTTGATCAGAGTAACATTACCTGGTCGAGATAACAATGGCTTTTACCCACAATTCAGCAAGTGCGTAAGTAACTTCCTCATGATTTGTACACATATGAAGGTAGAGGAATGGTTATCAAAGACAGCAAGACAGGGGATtaccaaacaaacagaaagtgtTACTGGAGCCTCTCACCTCTGGGTCTTCTGGGAAGATGTTGTCTACCAGTCTCTTGTACCGAGGCCTGAGCGCCCCGCAACAACCACAAacccctgaggaggaggaggaggaggaggaggagaagagatggggAGACAGAATGGGCAATTAGACAGACGTGTCCAGTGTCAAAACAAGTCaaagtgtcttgtttttctcatcctctctttcatagcaatattttttttgtactctgTGCAAGTCTGGTTAAATGAAAGGACACAGTGCCAATGTAATAACGTATGTCTTCAATCGGCCACTTGTTCCAGAGGTTGGGTTAGAGACAATACACACTGTTGGTAGAATTAAAATTGCTATGTAGTGACAGGTAGTTTTTGCACTTAAGTGAAATATTGGTCAAGGATCAGTCGATAACTTGTGATAAACAGAAATTCTAAGACGGCGGCTGAATAGTGACAATCACTTCACAGAGGCAGCGGTGGAAAATTGGTGATGAAAAGTTAAAATTAAATTGACAGCAAGGACAACACAGCTGTGGCTAGTGAAATGACTACGAGTACAAATTATCAGCTGAGCGTAGATATGCAAGGAACTCGTCAGGGATC
This sequence is a window from Scophthalmus maximus strain ysfricsl-2021 chromosome 18, ASM2237912v1, whole genome shotgun sequence. Protein-coding genes within it:
- the LOC118289862 gene encoding protein EFR3 homolog B isoform X2 codes for the protein MTGVCGCCGALRPRYKRLVDNIFPEDPEDGLVKANMEKLTFYALSAPEKLDRIGAYLSERLSRDVARHRYGYVCIAMEALDQLLMACHCQSINLFVESFLKMVRKLLESDKPNLQILGTNSFVKFANIEEDTPSYHRSYDFFVSRFSEMCHSSFEDPDVRTKIRMAGIKGLQGVVRKTVNDELQANIWDPQHMDKIVPSLLFNLQTGERSESRSPSPLQASEKEKESPVELTELCFRELLGRAAYGNIKNAISPVLMHLDNHSLWEGKTFAVRCFKIIMYSIQSQHSHLVIQQLLGHLDANSKNSATVRAGIVEVLLEAAAIAASGSVGPTVLEVFNTLLRQLRLSVDYELTGSYDGSTNIGTKIIKAHEERQLQEAVIRTIGSFANTLPTYQRSEVMLFIMGKTPVPGVHLPMPSTGSGPESTRMIQVMLLKSLVQVTAGFQTTNMLTALPSSFLEPLLSFSLTEDPEVRMLVLQILLSLIDRHDSRPKFSNISIISDISVLKLKVEKCSRQDNLFMKKHGQQLYRHIYLGCKEPSSGRQHYETLFALLGLLSVELANEEVVVDLIRLALALQDLALSTDEALPVYNRCAVHALAAAYLNLICQLTTVPAFCQHIHEVIEVRQKESPYLLPEDVFIDNPKLPSSLVKVEGDVLFLQSKIAEVLGGSGYNTERLATPYVPQFTDEDRLSKRKSIGETISVQLEMESRNSPEKEERTPAEEITFETLKNAIVDSVGMEEQERERRRRVVEKFQKAPFEEIAAHCGARATLQQSKLNQIFEITIRPPPSPSGTISSGYGQTQSRSVPIYEMKFPDLCVY
- the LOC118289862 gene encoding protein EFR3 homolog B isoform X1 translates to MPLPAPDVPASPRLALDCRTLLDHRIGKGVCGCCGALRPRYKRLVDNIFPEDPEDGLVKANMEKLTFYALSAPEKLDRIGAYLSERLSRDVARHRYGYVCIAMEALDQLLMACHCQSINLFVESFLKMVRKLLESDKPNLQILGTNSFVKFANIEEDTPSYHRSYDFFVSRFSEMCHSSFEDPDVRTKIRMAGIKGLQGVVRKTVNDELQANIWDPQHMDKIVPSLLFNLQTGERSESRSPSPLQASEKEKESPVELTELCFRELLGRAAYGNIKNAISPVLMHLDNHSLWEGKTFAVRCFKIIMYSIQSQHSHLVIQQLLGHLDANSKNSATVRAGIVEVLLEAAAIAASGSVGPTVLEVFNTLLRQLRLSVDYELTGSYDGSTNIGTKIIKAHEERQLQEAVIRTIGSFANTLPTYQRSEVMLFIMGKTPVPGVHLPMPSTGSGPESTRMIQVMLLKSLVQVTAGFQTTNMLTALPSSFLEPLLSFSLTEDPEVRMLVLQILLSLIDRHDSRPKFSNISIISDISVLKLKVEKCSRQDNLFMKKHGQQLYRHIYLGCKEPSSGRQHYETLFALLGLLSVELANEEVVVDLIRLALALQDLALSTDEALPVYNRCAVHALAAAYLNLICQLTTVPAFCQHIHEVIEVRQKESPYLLPEDVFIDNPKLPSSLVKVEGDVLFLQSKIAEVLGGSGYNTERLATPYVPQFTDEDRLSKRKSIGETISVQLEMESRNSPEKEERTPAEEITFETLKNAIVDSVGMEEQERERRRRVVEKFQKAPFEEIAAHCGARATLQQSKLNQIFEITIRPPPSPSGTISSGYGQTQSRSVPIYEMKFPDLCVY
- the LOC118289862 gene encoding protein EFR3 homolog B isoform X3; translation: MYGVCGCCGALRPRYKRLVDNIFPEDPEDGLVKANMEKLTFYALSAPEKLDRIGAYLSERLSRDVARHRYGYVCIAMEALDQLLMACHCQSINLFVESFLKMVRKLLESDKPNLQILGTNSFVKFANIEEDTPSYHRSYDFFVSRFSEMCHSSFEDPDVRTKIRMAGIKGLQGVVRKTVNDELQANIWDPQHMDKIVPSLLFNLQTGERSESRSPSPLQASEKEKESPVELTELCFRELLGRAAYGNIKNAISPVLMHLDNHSLWEGKTFAVRCFKIIMYSIQSQHSHLVIQQLLGHLDANSKNSATVRAGIVEVLLEAAAIAASGSVGPTVLEVFNTLLRQLRLSVDYELTGSYDGSTNIGTKIIKAHEERQLQEAVIRTIGSFANTLPTYQRSEVMLFIMGKTPVPGVHLPMPSTGSGPESTRMIQVMLLKSLVQVTAGFQTTNMLTALPSSFLEPLLSFSLTEDPEVRMLVLQILLSLIDRHDSRPKFSNISIISDISVLKLKVEKCSRQDNLFMKKHGQQLYRHIYLGCKEPSSGRQHYETLFALLGLLSVELANEEVVVDLIRLALALQDLALSTDEALPVYNRCAVHALAAAYLNLICQLTTVPAFCQHIHEVIEVRQKESPYLLPEDVFIDNPKLPSSLVKVEGDVLFLQSKIAEVLGGSGYNTERLATPYVPQFTDEDRLSKRKSIGETISVQLEMESRNSPEKEERTPAEEITFETLKNAIVDSVGMEEQERERRRRVVEKFQKAPFEEIAAHCGARATLQQSKLNQIFEITIRPPPSPSGTISSGYGQTQSRSVPIYEMKFPDLCVY